One segment of Brassica napus cultivar Da-Ae chromosome C3, Da-Ae, whole genome shotgun sequence DNA contains the following:
- the LOC106395844 gene encoding heavy metal-associated isoprenylated plant protein 10-like has protein sequence MQEKVVFKLDVFDERIKQRAMKVVCDFPGVTLIDVKEKGKLKVSGEFDKFQMTKKLKKIYKYVDIIALEHDGEPKKNPDPVKKPEPIVKKAPSFRRWKIGFF, from the exons ATGCAG GAAAAAGTTGTATTCAAGTTGGATGTGTTTGACGAAAGAATCAAACAGAGAGCTATGAAAGTCGTATGTGATTTTCCAG GAGTTACGTTGATAGACGTGAAAGAAAAAGGTAAACTAAAGGTGTCGGGAGAATTCGACAAGTTTCAAATGACGAAGAAGCTTAAGAAGATATACAAATATGTTGACATTATCGCGCTTGAACACGATGGAGAACCGAAGAAAAATCCGGATCCTGTTAAGAAGCCTGAACCAATAGTGAAGAAGGCCCCATCTTTCCGTCGTTGGAAGATAGGTTTCTTTTAA
- the LOC106393786 gene encoding uncharacterized mitochondrial protein AtMg00820-like has protein sequence MFTGSRVGIVKPNPRYVIHTVKGIPTEPKTTAAALKHPGWTGAMVEEIDTCKETNTFSLIPLPTGVRPLGSRWIHRVKLNSDGTFKCFRSRVVAKGYEQDEGIDFLETYSPVVQTATVRMVLHLAVTERWDIKQLDVKNAFLHGDLHESVYMIHPLGFEDKDHPDYV, from the coding sequence atgTTCACTGGATCAAGAGTGGGCATTGTTAAACCCAACCCAAGATACGTCATACATACCGTCAAAGGCATTCCTACGGAACCAAAGACAACTGCAGCAGCTCTTAAACACCCAGGATGGACCGGAGCTATGGTAGAGGAAATAGATACTTGCAAGGAAACTAACACCTTCAGTTTAATTCCTTTACCAACTGGTGTCAGACCTCTTGGAAGTAGATGGATTCACAGAGTCAAGTTAAACTCAGATGGTACTTTCAAATGTTTCCGATCAAGAGTGGTTGCTAAAGGTTATGAACAAGATGAAGGAATTGACTTCTTGGAAACTTATAGCCCTGTGGTTCAGACTGCAACAGTTAGAATGGTGCTGCACTTGGCAGTGACAGAGAGATGGGACATCAAACAATTAGatgtcaagaatgctttcttacatgGGGATCTACATGAGTCTGTATACATGATACATCCTCTAGGTTTTGAAGATAAAGATCACCCTGATTATGTTTAG
- the LOC106390852 gene encoding protein REVEILLE 6 isoform X1, whose translation MRLYIHTYTIYYYLCRLPPPRYTSFNFLVMVSRNPNPADGCFLDPKAMTVVPAIGPFAAVADAAETVSSGEDLSKKIRKPYTITKSRESWTEPEHDKFLEALQLFDRDWKKIEAFIGSKTVIQIRSHAQKYFLKVQKSGTGEHLPPPRPKRKAAHPYPQKAHKNAQPQVPGSFKSSAPEPIDPSSYMFRPESSSMLMTSPTAAAPAAPWTNNVQTISFTPLPKAGAGANNNCSSSSENTPKPRSNRDTTEQANPGHSLRVLPDFAQVYSFIGSVFDPYASNHLQKLKKMDPIDVETVLLLMRNLSINLSSPDFEDHRRLLSAYDIGSEAATDPGGGSKTLNKDPPEIST comes from the exons ATGCGCCTATACATACACACGTACACTATATATTATTATCTCTgccgtcttcctcctcctcgttacacatctttcaattttttggtCATGGTCTCTAGAAACCCGAATCCAGCAGACGGTTGTTTCTTGGATCCGAAGGCTATGACGGTTGTTCCTGCGATTGGACCCTTCGCGGCGGTGGCGGATGCGGCGGAGACGGTCTCTTCGGGGGAGGATCTGAGCAAGAAGATTAGGAAGCCTTATACCATCACCAAGTCGAGGGAGAGCTGGACGGAGCCTGAGCACGACAAGTTCCTCGAAGCTCTCCAGCT GTTTGACAGAGACTGGAAGAAGATTGAAGCTTTTATTGGGTCAAAGACTGTGATTCAG ATACGAAGTCATGCGCAGAAGTATTTTCTCAAGGTACAAAAGAGTGGGACGGGCGAACATCTCCCTCCTCCTCGACCTAAAAGGAAAGCAGCTCATCCATATCCTCAGAAGGCTCACAAGAACG CTCAACCTCAAGTACCAGGTTCCTTCAAATCATCAGCACCTGAACCAATTGACCCGAGTAGTTATATGTTTAGGCCCGAGTCTTCTTCGATGCTGATGACTTCTCCAACCGCTGCTGCTCCGGCAGCTCCGTGGACTAATAATGTGCAAACAATCAGCTTCACACCTCTCCCAAAAG CAGGAGCAGGAGCGAACAACAACTGTTCTAGTAGCTCTGAGAATACTCCAAAACCACGATCCAACAGGGACACAACCGAGCAGGCGAATCCTGGCCATTCATTAAGAG TTTTACCGGACTTTGCCCAAGTTTACAGCTTCATCGGAAGTGTGTTTGACCCATATGCAAGTAATCATCTACAAAAGCTGAAGAAGATGGACCCCATCGATGTGGAAACG GTGCTACTATTGATGAGAAACCTATCCATCAACTTGTCTAGCCCTGATTTTGAGGATCAT AGACGGCTTCTCTCGGCTTATGATATCGGTTCTGAGGCAGCAACCGATCCTGGTGGAGGGAGTAAAACCTTGAATAAAGATCCACCCGAAATCTCTACTTGA
- the LOC106390852 gene encoding protein REVEILLE 6 isoform X2: MRLYIHTYTIYYYLCRLPPPRYTSFNFLVMVSRNPNPADGCFLDPKAMTVVPAIGPFAAVADAAETVSSGEDLSKKIRKPYTITKSRESWTEPEHDKFLEALQLFDRDWKKIEAFIGSKTVIQIRSHAQKYFLKVQKSGTGEHLPPPRPKRKAAHPYPQKAHKNAQPQVPGSFKSSAPEPIDPSSYMFRPESSSMLMTSPTAAAPAAPWTNNVQTISFTPLPKGAGANNNCSSSSENTPKPRSNRDTTEQANPGHSLRVLPDFAQVYSFIGSVFDPYASNHLQKLKKMDPIDVETVLLLMRNLSINLSSPDFEDHRRLLSAYDIGSEAATDPGGGSKTLNKDPPEIST; the protein is encoded by the exons ATGCGCCTATACATACACACGTACACTATATATTATTATCTCTgccgtcttcctcctcctcgttacacatctttcaattttttggtCATGGTCTCTAGAAACCCGAATCCAGCAGACGGTTGTTTCTTGGATCCGAAGGCTATGACGGTTGTTCCTGCGATTGGACCCTTCGCGGCGGTGGCGGATGCGGCGGAGACGGTCTCTTCGGGGGAGGATCTGAGCAAGAAGATTAGGAAGCCTTATACCATCACCAAGTCGAGGGAGAGCTGGACGGAGCCTGAGCACGACAAGTTCCTCGAAGCTCTCCAGCT GTTTGACAGAGACTGGAAGAAGATTGAAGCTTTTATTGGGTCAAAGACTGTGATTCAG ATACGAAGTCATGCGCAGAAGTATTTTCTCAAGGTACAAAAGAGTGGGACGGGCGAACATCTCCCTCCTCCTCGACCTAAAAGGAAAGCAGCTCATCCATATCCTCAGAAGGCTCACAAGAACG CTCAACCTCAAGTACCAGGTTCCTTCAAATCATCAGCACCTGAACCAATTGACCCGAGTAGTTATATGTTTAGGCCCGAGTCTTCTTCGATGCTGATGACTTCTCCAACCGCTGCTGCTCCGGCAGCTCCGTGGACTAATAATGTGCAAACAATCAGCTTCACACCTCTCCCAAAAG GAGCAGGAGCGAACAACAACTGTTCTAGTAGCTCTGAGAATACTCCAAAACCACGATCCAACAGGGACACAACCGAGCAGGCGAATCCTGGCCATTCATTAAGAG TTTTACCGGACTTTGCCCAAGTTTACAGCTTCATCGGAAGTGTGTTTGACCCATATGCAAGTAATCATCTACAAAAGCTGAAGAAGATGGACCCCATCGATGTGGAAACG GTGCTACTATTGATGAGAAACCTATCCATCAACTTGTCTAGCCCTGATTTTGAGGATCAT AGACGGCTTCTCTCGGCTTATGATATCGGTTCTGAGGCAGCAACCGATCCTGGTGGAGGGAGTAAAACCTTGAATAAAGATCCACCCGAAATCTCTACTTGA